The sequence below is a genomic window from Calditrichota bacterium.
TCGGGACAATTGGATATTTTGGTTAATGCGGCCGGAATTATTGCATCCGGTACGATCGAAAACACAACCCTGGATGACTGGGATAAAATGTTCGCTATTAATGTGCGGTCCGTTTTTTACTTGAGTCAATTGGCCGTGCCTTTTCTTAAGAAAACCAAAGGGAGCATTCTAAATGTGTCAAGTGTTACGGGACTTCGGGCCTTTCCAAATGTTTTGGCCTATGCGGCGAGTAAGGCCGCGGTTGATCAATTGACGCGCTCAGCAGCCCTGGAATTGGCGCCGGTGGGAATACGGGTGAATGCCGTTAATCCCGGTGTTGTTGTAACGGAACTTCACAAACGAGGGGGCATGGACGACGAAGCCTATCAAAATTTCCTGGAGCATTCCAAAACAACCCATCCACTGGGTCGCGTAGGCAAACCGGAAGAAGTGGCCGATCTTATCCTGTTTTTAGTATCGCCACGTGCCGCCTGGATTACAGGTGTTACGTACAGCATTGATGGCGGCCGGGCACAGACATGTTTTCGTTAAAAAAGGCCGGATGAGTTTGAAATGGAAAAACGTTTTTTAGTCAAATTTTAAAAAGAGCAGGGATCAAACAGGAGGGTACCATGAGAAAAACAGCAATTGGTTTGGTGATGTTAACGGATGAAAGAAATCATGTTCATGTGCAAACGGATGCACAAAATATGGAAGTCGTCAAAAACTGGGCAAAAATCATTCAGGAAAAAAGTAAACCGCGCGACGGCGAAAATTATGAGGTTGTTATTGGAAATGAAATTGTTCACGAT
It includes:
- a CDS encoding glucose 1-dehydrogenase, with translation MLDTELSGKAAIVTGASSGIGRATSLAFAREGARVALVSRNEEKLSEVADTIRESGGEAVVVPVDVTSTDALKKAFEKIMTHFSGQLDILVNAAGIIASGTIENTTLDDWDKMFAINVRSVFYLSQLAVPFLKKTKGSILNVSSVTGLRAFPNVLAYAASKAAVDQLTRSAALELAPVGIRVNAVNPGVVVTELHKRGGMDDEAYQNFLEHSKTTHPLGRVGKPEEVADLILFLVSPRAAWITGVTYSIDGGRAQTCFR